The Candidatus Cloacimonadota bacterium genome window below encodes:
- a CDS encoding MGMT family protein, producing the protein MMSGSERIIQAIKQIGYGQVTSYGQIAEMAGIPRGARLVARILHACSEKHDLPWWRIVSSTGEIALKDQAGRKLQRELLIKEGVKFKMKWIVEGLGKK; encoded by the coding sequence ATTATGTCAGGAAGTGAGAGAATCATTCAAGCGATCAAACAAATCGGTTATGGGCAGGTTACGAGTTATGGTCAGATCGCAGAAATGGCAGGCATACCAAGAGGAGCTAGATTGGTTGCCCGTATTCTGCATGCCTGTTCAGAGAAGCATGATCTCCCTTGGTGGCGTATTGTCAGCTCTACCGGAGAGATAGCCCTCAAAGATCAAGCGGGAAGAAAATTACAGAGAGAATTGTTGATCAAGGAGGGTGTCAAATTCAAGATGAAGTGGATTGTTGAAGGTTTAGGGAAAAAGTAG
- a CDS encoding DUF805 domain-containing protein, which yields MDFQKFLAEFDLELILSNYFGTWRKFRDFQSRAGRREYFTFLIINFIIHYLLKYLGNYTEIAMIYGVTKFDLLFEVFILLLSLAVTVRRLHDTGNSGWFIIVPLYNFLLMFREGDKGKNEFGEVPEN from the coding sequence ATGGATTTTCAGAAGTTTTTAGCGGAATTTGATCTGGAGCTGATCCTGAGTAATTATTTCGGAACTTGGCGAAAGTTTCGTGATTTTCAGAGTCGGGCAGGGAGAAGAGAATACTTTACCTTTTTAATCATAAACTTCATTATTCATTATTTGCTCAAATATCTGGGTAATTACACCGAAATTGCTATGATATACGGTGTAACCAAATTTGACCTACTATTTGAAGTCTTCATTCTGCTCCTTTCTCTGGCTGTTACTGTTCGCCGCCTGCATGATACAGGGAATAGCGGATGGTTCATAATAGTTCCTCTATATAATTTTTTGCTGATGTTTAGGGAAGGGGATAAAGGTAAAAACGAATTCGGTGAAGTACCGGAAAATTAA